The following are from one region of the Gammaproteobacteria bacterium genome:
- a CDS encoding chemotaxis protein CheV has translation MNTALHEIDERTNLTASNKFELLLFRLGEASGNGQRELFGINVFKIREILVMPTITAIANAPANVMGVANIRGQVITVINLPKVVGCTPKKGLPILLVTEYARSTQAFAVEEVNEIVRLEWNQVIAAEGKGGKLVTSIARIDGNTEDSRLAQVLDVEQILRDVLPAPVEEMTAEKIGPSIKLPAGKVILAADDSPLARSMIESELKALNVPFVMTKTGLEAWNRIQSMSDAAATEGKTIQDKVALVLTDLEMPEMDGFTLTRNIKSDQRFKSIPVVIHSSLTGETNEKHVKSVGADAYIAKFVAEELAETIRKALA, from the coding sequence ATGAACACAGCATTGCATGAAATTGACGAACGCACGAACCTGACTGCCAGCAACAAATTCGAGCTCCTGCTGTTCAGGTTGGGCGAAGCCTCCGGCAATGGACAGCGGGAATTGTTCGGCATCAATGTTTTCAAAATCCGCGAGATTCTGGTCATGCCGACTATCACCGCCATCGCCAATGCACCCGCCAATGTGATGGGTGTGGCCAACATCCGCGGCCAAGTCATTACCGTTATCAATCTCCCCAAAGTTGTCGGCTGCACGCCGAAAAAAGGGCTCCCGATTCTATTAGTTACCGAGTATGCCCGTTCGACGCAGGCTTTCGCGGTTGAGGAAGTCAACGAAATCGTGCGTCTCGAATGGAATCAAGTCATCGCGGCGGAAGGTAAAGGCGGCAAATTAGTCACCAGCATCGCCAGGATCGACGGCAATACGGAAGATTCCCGGCTGGCGCAAGTACTCGATGTCGAACAGATTCTGCGTGACGTTCTACCTGCACCCGTTGAAGAAATGACAGCGGAGAAAATCGGCCCCTCGATCAAACTCCCGGCCGGAAAAGTCATTCTGGCGGCAGATGATTCGCCACTGGCCCGCAGCATGATCGAAAGCGAACTGAAAGCGTTAAATGTGCCATTTGTCATGACCAAAACCGGATTGGAAGCCTGGAATCGCATCCAATCCATGTCGGACGCCGCCGCAACCGAAGGTAAAACCATTCAGGATAAGGTCGCGCTGGTGCTGACTGACTTGGAAATGCCGGAAATGGATGGTTTTACGCTGACACGCAACATCAAAAGCGACCAGCGATTCAAATCAATCCCAGTGGTGATTCACTCCTCATTAACGGGTGAAACCAATGAAAAACACGTCAAATCGGTAGGTGCGGATGCTTATATCGCCAAATTCGTCGCGGAAGAACTGGCCGAAACCATCCGCAAGGCATTAGCGTAG